The following proteins are encoded in a genomic region of Pyrus communis chromosome 11, drPyrComm1.1, whole genome shotgun sequence:
- the LOC137709120 gene encoding ankyrin repeat-containing protein NPR4-like — MKIVHVNSLEFLKLACEEINKDLDMHQMSYPTVNYAIFEAVRNGNVEFITHICKANPELLWRTNDEGRCIFAFAIECRQEKIYNLLYGISAKEKVMQIGDSKRNTKLHMAGLLSPSAQAQLNRIPGAALQMQRELQWYKEVEAIIPPRYLEWRNDDEHLTPMELFTKSHSGLLKEGEKWMKETATSYTVVGALIITIMFAAIITIPGGNKDTGFPAFIDEKLFMLFMISDAISLFSSTTATLTFLGILTSRYAEYDFLKSLPTQMIIGLATLFFAIATMMIAFSAALLIIVRGHSWIVIPTILLSSVPVTLFAWMQFPLLVRITNSTYGKGIFNSNVERWL; from the exons ATGAAGATTGTCCACGTCAACtcacttgaatttttaaagCTCGCGTGCGAAGAGATAAATAAAGATTTGGATATGCATCAAATGAGTTATCCCACTGTGAATTATGCAATCTTCGAAGCTGTTAGGAATGGGAATGTGGAGTTTATTACTCATATATGTAAAGCAAATCCTGAACTTCTGTGGCGAACAAATGACGAGGGAAGGTGCATATTTGCCTTTGCCATCGAATGTCGTCAAGAAAAGATTTATAACCTTCTATATGGGATCTCTGCGAAAGAGAAGGTGATGCAGATTGGCGATAGCAAACGTAATACCAAGCTACACATGGCTGGGCTGTTGTCCCCATCTGCACAAGCACAACTTAATCGTATTCCAGGGGCAGCATTGCAAATGCAGCGTGAACTGCAATGGTACAAG GAAGTAGAGGCTATTATACCTCCTAGGTATCTTGAGTGGAGGAACGATGATGAACATTTGACACCAATGGAACTATTCACAAAGAGTCACAGTGGATTGCTAAAGGAGGGAGAAAAATGGATGAAAGAGACAGCAACTTCTTACACTGTTGTAGGTGCTCTTATTATTACCATCATGTTTGCTGCAATAATCACAATTCCTGGAGGAAACAAAGATACCGGCTTTCCCGCATTCATCGATGAAaaattgtttatgttatttatGATTTCAGATGCTAtatcactcttttcttccacaaCTGCTACGCTGACGTTTCTCGGAATTCTCACGTCACGTTACGCAGAATATGATTTCCTAAAGTCCTTACCCACACAGATGATAATTGGTCTTGCCACTCTTTTCTTCGCCATTGCAACCATGATGATTGCGTTTTCTGCTGCCCTTCTAATTATAGTTCGTGGACATTCTTGGATTGTGATTCCAACCATACTTCTTTCAAGTGTTCCAGTCACTTTATTTGCTTGGATGCAATTCCCCCTCCTAGTTAGAATTACCAATTCTACTTACGGGAAAGGAATATTTAATAGTAATGTGGAACGTTGGTTGTAA